A region of Betta splendens chromosome 13, fBetSpl5.4, whole genome shotgun sequence DNA encodes the following proteins:
- the nek3 gene encoding serine/threonine-protein kinase Nek3 isoform X1, translating to METYSMVRVIGEGSFGRAVLVRCKNSQDQYVVKEIQLPKSRSKLENRRREVVLLSRMKHPNIVAFREAFEADDLLCIVMEYCNGGDLLQKIQQQKTAQFCVDDILKWFAQMCAGAKHIHDKRVLHRDLKTKNIFLTDNGTIKLGDFGSACILNSPKAYANTYVGTPYYVAPEIWDNKPYNNKSDVWSLGCVLYELCTLRHPFQASSWKSLILKVCRGAYPALPSHLPYELHYLVKQMFKTNPKDRPSLHTILTSHRVSRLLRSHLPSQVMEEEEQGRRTGHWSRDEGRRVASLLGNMSLIKTSTCEGTEGHFQNLPREPVHRKQWAAELSDSVLQVLGNASLLSSDSQVLPGSAHGGVSEEPEFSRQRRRWERGPPERLLGLLEQAPVSRAFSTFIINRGGDPLLGPLSPPRGDDTDGPEPAAAVDEERLQPRSDDEDTDFEEESPCDWMDEVEKMLCEH from the exons ATGGAGACATACTCGATGGTCAGAGTCATCGGCGAAGGCTCCTTCGGCCGAGCGGTGCTAGTGCGGTGTAAAAACAGTCAGGACCAGTATGTGGTCAAGGAAATCCAGCTGCCGAAG AGTCGCTCCAAATTGGAGAATAGGAGGAGGGAAGTCGTTCTGTTGTCTAGAATGAAGCATCCCAATATTGTGGCTTTCAGGGAAGCGTTTGAAG CTGATGACCTTCTGTGTATTGTTATGGAGTACTGCAATGGAGGAGACCTGCTGCAGAAgatccagcagcagaaaacGGCACAGTTCTGTGTTGACGAT atTTTGAAGTGGTTTGCtcaaatgtgtgcaggtgcaaaGCATATTCACGATAAACGCGTTTTACACAGAGATCTAAAGACCAAG AACATTTTCCTGACAGATAATGGGACAATTAAGCTCGGGGACTTTGGCTCAGCTTGTATTCTGAACAG TCCTAAGGCTTATGCTAATACTTATGTTGGAACTCCATATTATGTGGCACCAGAAATCTGGGACAACAAACCGTACAACAATAAGAG CGATGTGTGGTCTCTGGGCTGTGTTCTGTACGAGCTCTGCACACTGCGACACCCG TTCCAGGCATCCAGCTGGAAGAGCTTGATTCTGAAGGTGTGTCGGGGTGCGTACCCTGCCCTCCCCAGCCACCTGCCCTACGAGCTGCATTATTTGGTCAAGCAGATGTTCAAGACAAACCCCAAAGACCGGCCCTCCCTGCACACCATCCTAACATCTCACCGGGTCTCCAGACTCCTGCGCTCACATCTGCCTTCTCAG gtgatggaggaggaggagcaggggagaCGCACAGGTcactggagcagagacgagggGAGGAGGGTGGCCAGTCTTCTGGGAAACATGAGTTTGATAAAAACATCAACATGCGAAG GAACTGAGGGCCACTTTCAGAACCTGCCCAGGGAGCCTGTTCATAGAAAGCAGTGGGCAGCCGAGCTGTCAGACAGTGTCCTGCAGGTGTTGGGCAACGCCAGCCTCCTCTCATCCGACAGCCAGGTGCTCCCAGGGTCCGCTCACGGAG GTGTGTCAGAGGAGCCAGAGTTCAGCAGGCAGAGGAGACGATGGGAGAGGGGCCCTCCTGAGAGGCTTCTGGGTTTGCTGGAACAGGCGCCTGTGAGCAGAGCCTTCAGCACCTTTATAATAAACAGAG GTGGCGACCCCCTGCTGGGACCCCTCTCCCCGCCACGGGGAGACGACACTGACGGGCCTGAGCCGGCGGCGGCTGTGGacgaggagcggctgcagcctcgCTCCGACGACGAGGACAC GGACTTTGAAGAAGAATCTCCGTGCGACTGGATGGATGAAGTGGAGAAAATGCTGTGTGAACACTAA
- the nek3 gene encoding serine/threonine-protein kinase Nek3 isoform X2, whose translation METYSMVRVIGEGSFGRAVLVRCKNSQDQYVVKEIQLPKSRSKLENRRREVVLLSRMKHPNIVAFREAFEADDLLCIVMEYCNGGDLLQKIQQQKTAQFCVDDILKWFAQMCAGAKHIHDKRVLHRDLKTKNIFLTDNGTIKLGDFGSACILNSPKAYANTYVGTPYYVAPEIWDNKPYNNKSDVWSLGCVLYELCTLRHPFQASSWKSLILKVCRGAYPALPSHLPYELHYLVKQMFKTNPKDRPSLHTILTSHRVSRLLRSHLPSQVMEEEEQGRRTGHWSRDEGRRVASLLGNMSLIKTSTCEGTEGHFQNLPREPVHRKQWAAELSDSVLQVLGNASLLSSDSQVLPGSAHGEEPEFSRQRRRWERGPPERLLGLLEQAPVSRAFSTFIINRGGDPLLGPLSPPRGDDTDGPEPAAAVDEERLQPRSDDEDTDFEEESPCDWMDEVEKMLCEH comes from the exons ATGGAGACATACTCGATGGTCAGAGTCATCGGCGAAGGCTCCTTCGGCCGAGCGGTGCTAGTGCGGTGTAAAAACAGTCAGGACCAGTATGTGGTCAAGGAAATCCAGCTGCCGAAG AGTCGCTCCAAATTGGAGAATAGGAGGAGGGAAGTCGTTCTGTTGTCTAGAATGAAGCATCCCAATATTGTGGCTTTCAGGGAAGCGTTTGAAG CTGATGACCTTCTGTGTATTGTTATGGAGTACTGCAATGGAGGAGACCTGCTGCAGAAgatccagcagcagaaaacGGCACAGTTCTGTGTTGACGAT atTTTGAAGTGGTTTGCtcaaatgtgtgcaggtgcaaaGCATATTCACGATAAACGCGTTTTACACAGAGATCTAAAGACCAAG AACATTTTCCTGACAGATAATGGGACAATTAAGCTCGGGGACTTTGGCTCAGCTTGTATTCTGAACAG TCCTAAGGCTTATGCTAATACTTATGTTGGAACTCCATATTATGTGGCACCAGAAATCTGGGACAACAAACCGTACAACAATAAGAG CGATGTGTGGTCTCTGGGCTGTGTTCTGTACGAGCTCTGCACACTGCGACACCCG TTCCAGGCATCCAGCTGGAAGAGCTTGATTCTGAAGGTGTGTCGGGGTGCGTACCCTGCCCTCCCCAGCCACCTGCCCTACGAGCTGCATTATTTGGTCAAGCAGATGTTCAAGACAAACCCCAAAGACCGGCCCTCCCTGCACACCATCCTAACATCTCACCGGGTCTCCAGACTCCTGCGCTCACATCTGCCTTCTCAG gtgatggaggaggaggagcaggggagaCGCACAGGTcactggagcagagacgagggGAGGAGGGTGGCCAGTCTTCTGGGAAACATGAGTTTGATAAAAACATCAACATGCGAAG GAACTGAGGGCCACTTTCAGAACCTGCCCAGGGAGCCTGTTCATAGAAAGCAGTGGGCAGCCGAGCTGTCAGACAGTGTCCTGCAGGTGTTGGGCAACGCCAGCCTCCTCTCATCCGACAGCCAGGTGCTCCCAGGGTCCGCTCACGGAG AGGAGCCAGAGTTCAGCAGGCAGAGGAGACGATGGGAGAGGGGCCCTCCTGAGAGGCTTCTGGGTTTGCTGGAACAGGCGCCTGTGAGCAGAGCCTTCAGCACCTTTATAATAAACAGAG GTGGCGACCCCCTGCTGGGACCCCTCTCCCCGCCACGGGGAGACGACACTGACGGGCCTGAGCCGGCGGCGGCTGTGGacgaggagcggctgcagcctcgCTCCGACGACGAGGACAC GGACTTTGAAGAAGAATCTCCGTGCGACTGGATGGATGAAGTGGAGAAAATGCTGTGTGAACACTAA
- the nek3 gene encoding serine/threonine-protein kinase Nek3 isoform X3 has translation MKHPNIVAFREAFEADDLLCIVMEYCNGGDLLQKIQQQKTAQFCVDDILKWFAQMCAGAKHIHDKRVLHRDLKTKNIFLTDNGTIKLGDFGSACILNSPKAYANTYVGTPYYVAPEIWDNKPYNNKSDVWSLGCVLYELCTLRHPFQASSWKSLILKVCRGAYPALPSHLPYELHYLVKQMFKTNPKDRPSLHTILTSHRVSRLLRSHLPSQVMEEEEQGRRTGHWSRDEGRRVASLLGNMSLIKTSTCEGTEGHFQNLPREPVHRKQWAAELSDSVLQVLGNASLLSSDSQVLPGSAHGGVSEEPEFSRQRRRWERGPPERLLGLLEQAPVSRAFSTFIINRGGDPLLGPLSPPRGDDTDGPEPAAAVDEERLQPRSDDEDTDFEEESPCDWMDEVEKMLCEH, from the exons ATGAAGCATCCCAATATTGTGGCTTTCAGGGAAGCGTTTGAAG CTGATGACCTTCTGTGTATTGTTATGGAGTACTGCAATGGAGGAGACCTGCTGCAGAAgatccagcagcagaaaacGGCACAGTTCTGTGTTGACGAT atTTTGAAGTGGTTTGCtcaaatgtgtgcaggtgcaaaGCATATTCACGATAAACGCGTTTTACACAGAGATCTAAAGACCAAG AACATTTTCCTGACAGATAATGGGACAATTAAGCTCGGGGACTTTGGCTCAGCTTGTATTCTGAACAG TCCTAAGGCTTATGCTAATACTTATGTTGGAACTCCATATTATGTGGCACCAGAAATCTGGGACAACAAACCGTACAACAATAAGAG CGATGTGTGGTCTCTGGGCTGTGTTCTGTACGAGCTCTGCACACTGCGACACCCG TTCCAGGCATCCAGCTGGAAGAGCTTGATTCTGAAGGTGTGTCGGGGTGCGTACCCTGCCCTCCCCAGCCACCTGCCCTACGAGCTGCATTATTTGGTCAAGCAGATGTTCAAGACAAACCCCAAAGACCGGCCCTCCCTGCACACCATCCTAACATCTCACCGGGTCTCCAGACTCCTGCGCTCACATCTGCCTTCTCAG gtgatggaggaggaggagcaggggagaCGCACAGGTcactggagcagagacgagggGAGGAGGGTGGCCAGTCTTCTGGGAAACATGAGTTTGATAAAAACATCAACATGCGAAG GAACTGAGGGCCACTTTCAGAACCTGCCCAGGGAGCCTGTTCATAGAAAGCAGTGGGCAGCCGAGCTGTCAGACAGTGTCCTGCAGGTGTTGGGCAACGCCAGCCTCCTCTCATCCGACAGCCAGGTGCTCCCAGGGTCCGCTCACGGAG GTGTGTCAGAGGAGCCAGAGTTCAGCAGGCAGAGGAGACGATGGGAGAGGGGCCCTCCTGAGAGGCTTCTGGGTTTGCTGGAACAGGCGCCTGTGAGCAGAGCCTTCAGCACCTTTATAATAAACAGAG GTGGCGACCCCCTGCTGGGACCCCTCTCCCCGCCACGGGGAGACGACACTGACGGGCCTGAGCCGGCGGCGGCTGTGGacgaggagcggctgcagcctcgCTCCGACGACGAGGACAC GGACTTTGAAGAAGAATCTCCGTGCGACTGGATGGATGAAGTGGAGAAAATGCTGTGTGAACACTAA
- the lpar6a gene encoding lysophosphatidic acid receptor 6a, with protein MYGTTGNASLNSTCAKHDEFKYPLYSAVFSIVFVVGLITNVVAIYIFTCSLKLRNETTTYMMNLVVSDLLFVFTLPLRVFYFINVDWPFGSMLCKVSASLFHTNMYGSMLFLTCISVDRFLAIVHPFRSRAVRTKRNAKMVCAAVWVLVLSGSLPTGFLLESTTHENATNATFCFENFSSTQWKSHLSKVVIFIETVGFFIPLLLNVGCSVMVLQTLRRPQVVSRGGKLNKKKILRMIIVHLSIFCFCFIPYNVNLVFYALVRTKTLTGCFAESVVRTIFPIALCIAVSNCCFDPIVYYFTSETIQNSIKRKSQTNSKYDVMVSEALQSETAGSSLHFSLRNFKAKVFHSESSV; from the coding sequence ATGTACGGCACCACCGGCAACGCCTCGCTCAACTCCACGTGCGCCAAACACGACGAGTTCAAGTACCCGCTGTACAGCGCGGTGTTCAGCATCGTCTTCGTGGTGGGGCTGATCACCAACGTGGTGGCCATCTACATCTTCACCTGCTCGCTGAAGCTCCGCAACGAGACCACCACGTACATGATGAACCTGGTGGTGTCCGACCTGCTCTTCGTCTTCACGCTGCCGCTGCGCGTCTTCTACTTCATCAACGTCGACTGGCCCTTCGGCAGCATGCTCTGCAAGGTGTCCGCCTCGCTCTTCCACACCAACATGTACGGCAGCATGCTCTTCCTCACGTGCATCAGCGTGGACCGCTTCCTGGCCATCGTGCACCCGTTCCGCTCCCGCGCCGTGAGGACCAAGCGCAACGCCAAGATGGTGTGCGCCGCCGTGTGGGTGCTGGTGCTGTCGGGCAGCCTCCCCACGGGCTTCCTGCTGGAGTCCACCACCCACGAGAACGCCACCAACGCCACCTTCTGCTTCGAGAACTTCTCCTCCACGCAGTGGAAGTCCCACCTGTCCAAGGTGGTGATCTTCATAGAGACCGTGGGCTTCTTCATCCCGCTGCTGCTCAACGTGGGCTGCTCGGTCATGGTGCTGCAGACCCTGCGCCGGCCCCAGGTCGTCAGCCGCGGGGGCAAGCTCAACAAGAAGAAGATCCTGCGCATGATCATCGTGCACCTTTCcattttctgcttctgcttcatccCCTACAACGTCAACTTGGTTTTCTACGCCCTCGTCCGCACCAAGACGTTGACCGGCTGCTTCGCGGAGTCCGTGGTGCGGACCATCTTCCCGATAGCCCTCTGCATCGCCGTGTCGAACTGCTGCTTCGATCCCATCGTTTACTACTTCACCTCGGAGACCATCCAGAACTCCATCAAGAGGAAGTCCCAGACCAACAGCAAGTATGACGTCATGGTCTCCGAGGCGCTGCAGTCAGAGACAGCTGGCTCCAGCCTGCACTTCAGCCTGAGGAACTTCAAAGCGAAAGTCTTCCACAGCGAGTCTTCAGTCTGA
- the rcbtb2 gene encoding RCC1 and BTB domain-containing protein 2, translating into MLDVGKWPVFALLPPEELRLIRQACVFGSAANEALYVTVNDEVFALGTNCSGCLGLGDLQSTIEPRRIDVLCGKKIVSLSYGTGPHVVIATADGEVYAWGHNGYSQLGNGTTNHGLTPALVSTNLLSKRVTEVACGSHHTITLTTDGEVYAWGYNNSGQVGSGSTANQPTPRRVSSCLQSKVVVNIACGQLCSMAVLDNGEVYGWGYNCNGQLGLGNNGNQQTPCRIAALQGINIVQVACGYAHTLALTDEGFIYAWGANSYGQLGTGNKSNQALPTLINTDKERMVEVAACHTSHTSAAKTQSGQVLMWGQCRGQAVASPHLTHFSSTDDVFACFATPAVTWHLLSVEGDDYLTVAQSLKKEFDSPEISDLKFLVDGKCIHVHKALLKIRCEHFRALLNETDEDAIEVHQFSYLVYRAFLEYLYTDTINLPPEDAIGLLDLATFYRENRLKRLCQETIKRGISEENAITLLSAAVKYEARDLEEFCFKFCVNHLTAVTQTQAFADMDHDLLKNFISKASRYGAFKN; encoded by the exons ATGCTGGACGTGGGGAAGTGGCCGGTGTTTGCACTCCTTCCTCCTGAGGAACTACGGCTTATCCGGCAGGCTTGTGTCTTTGGCAGTGCTGCAAACGAAGCCCTCTATGTCACAGTTAACGATGAG GTCTTTGCTCTGGGAACCAACTGCAGCGGCTGTTTAGGGCTGGGAGACCTTCAAAGCACTATTGAGCCTCGCAGGATTGATGTCTTATGTGGAAAGAAGATTGTGTCCCTAAGCTATGGAACAGGACCACATGTGGTTATCGCAACCGCAG ATGGAGAAGTATATGCCTGGGGCCACAATGGCTACAGCCAGCTGGGCAATGGAACCACCAATCACGGACTGACCCCCGCCCTGGTGTCCACAAACCTGCTTAGCAAGAGAGTGACCGAGGTGGCCTGTGGCTCCCACCACACTATTACCCTCACCACTGATGGAGAG GTCTACGCATGGGGTTACAACAATTCAGGCCAGGTCGGTTCGGGGTCGACAGCCAACCAGCCGACACCACGCCGGgtcagcagctgcctgcagAGCAAAGTGGTTGTTAACATAGCctgtggtcagctctgctctatggcTGTGCTGGACAATGGAGAG GTCTATGGTTGGGGCTACAATTGCAACGGACAGCTTGGTTTGGGCAACAATGGAAACCAGCAGACCCCATGCAGGATCGCTGCTCTTCAAGGCATCAATATTGTCCAG GTAGCCTGTGGATATGCACATACGCTGGCACTTACAGATGAGGGCTTCATCTACGCCTGGGGAGCCAACTCATACGGGCAGCTGGGAACAGGCAACAAGAGCAACCAGGCGCTCCCCACTCTAATAAACACTGACAAAGAAAG GATGGTGGAAGTAGCTGCATGTCACACCAGCCACACGTCAGCGGCCAAGACCCAGAGCGGTCAGGTTCTGATGTGGGGTCAGTGTCGGGGCCAGGCCGTGGCCAGCCCCCACCTCACCCATTTCAGCAGCACCGACGACGTGTTTGCGTGCTTTGCCACACCGGCTGTCACGTGGcacctcctgtctgtgg AGGGCGATGACTACCTGACTGTAGCCCAGTCCTTGAAGAAAGAGTTTGACAGCCCTGAAATTTCTGACCTGAAGTTCCTGGTTGATGGGAAGTGCATCCATGTCCACAAAGCCCTGCTTAAGATCAG GTGTGAGCATTTCCGTGCTCTGCTGAATGAAACCGACGAGGACGCCATAGAAGTCCACCAGTTCTCCTACCTGGTGTACAGAGCCTTTCTGGAGTATCTCTACACCGACACTATTAACCTGCCACCAGAGGATGCTATTG GGCTGCTAGACTTGGCTACCTTCTACCGGGAGAACAGGCTGAAGAGGTTGTGCCAGGAAACCATCAAAAGAGGCATCTCTGAGGAGAACGCCATCACGCTGCTCTCTGCCGCTGTCAAGTATGAGGCACGG GACCTGGAGGAGTTCTGCTTCAAGTTTTGCGTCAACCACCTAACGGCCGTCACTCAGACCCAGGCCTTTGCAGACATGGACCACGACCTGCTCAAGAACTTCATTAGCAAAGCCAGCCGCTATGGCGCCTTCAAGAATTGA